A single Argentina anserina chromosome 7, drPotAnse1.1, whole genome shotgun sequence DNA region contains:
- the LOC126803862 gene encoding LOW QUALITY PROTEIN: uncharacterized protein LOC126803862 (The sequence of the model RefSeq protein was modified relative to this genomic sequence to represent the inferred CDS: inserted 3 bases in 2 codons; substituted 1 base at 1 genomic stop codon), translating to MGEKVVTNSFLIVSDDKSDSLYPTYFGVSCAFFALRLLSISDVQDLRLSEVRNKMLRGTAQLLGLLMWRVQKEGRGEKEIKECELLHKLEIAEREIRELRKLRHEDAKANEKVVNIFAAQEQSWLNERKKLRQHIGALISGLRVFEKKKDQAITHWNEKLKEMEHLVQSKDKALGNMEQKLKEYKEKLIESEKVAEELREKAKSEAQQHSSEILKHRTAFIELVSNQRQLDADMGRALRQVEATKREFNLVLDQKEESVLMVQKLSVEIVKMHKDLEQKDKILSAMLRKXKLDISEKQMLVKEIKLSKAKRKQAELETERWKVVSESKHERQSLRSMLEKANSRFELALNERGMNTSATGTSHLGYVNPEFRNDSVEYSSEENVDIADMKQLEGWVRSEAERYAAVIEQRHHLEIDAFIEQLRLKGEKLETYRWRLLSMDIESNRLDSHLEGLNKEISQLRHNNMKLEALLSEREEESTSLKEQFASQLRFLQSQMNNFKSKAEEKNQKRETSLGELSQEEDTKKEDGADKFRSSTNNSLXRMDLQALGVSYKIKRLKQQLLMLERFTGKHDNSKDRMEGNDDGQSGMKGYLLLMSLLNKQVGRYQSLQGKVDDLCQRMHENDLDGNGRRGDSDVARTKDKSKTLENFLDETFQLQRYMVATGQRLMEILAKISFGIVGISVELEKCASFDMNRFTEFIKXLFQEVQRGLEVRIARMIGDLEGPLACDGMIHLRR from the exons ATGGGAGAGAAAGTGGTGACGAATTCGTTTTTGATTGTTTCTGACGATAAGAGTGATAGCTTGTATCCTACATATTTTGGTGTCTCCTGTGCATTCTTTGCTCTACGGCTACTGTCAATATCTGATGTGCAAGATCTGAGGTTGTCTGAAGTGCGCAACAAGATGCTCCGAGGGACTGCCCAACTATTGGGATTGCTCATGTGGAGAGTTCAGAAAGAAGGAAGAGGTGAAAAGGAAATCAAAGAATGTGAGCTTCTCCATAAGCTTGAAATTGCTGAAAGAGAGATCAGAGAGTTGAGGAAACTGAGGCATGAAGACGCCAAGGCGAACGAGAAGGTTGTGAACATCTTTGCTGCACAGGAGCAAAGTTGGTTGAACGAGAGGAAGAAACTGAGGCAGCACATTGGAGCTTTAATCAGTGGATTGAGGGTTTTCGAGAAAAAGAAGGATCAAGCAATTACTCACTGGAATGAAAAATTGAAGGAAATGGAGCATTTGGTACAATCTAAGGACAAGGCTTTAGGGAATATGGAGCAGAAGTTGAAAGAATATAAAGAAAAGCTAATAGAATCTGAAAAAGTGGCTGAAGAATTGAGAGAAAAGGCAAAGAGTGAAGCTCAGCAGCATTCTTCTGAGATTTTGAAGCACAGAACCGCATTCATTGAGCTCGTGTCAAACCAAAGGCAGCTGGATGCCGATATGGGCCGAGCACTTAGGCAAGTTGAAGCAACCAAACGGGAGTTTAATCTAGTCTTGGATCAAAAGGAGGAGTCAGTTTTAATGGTCCAAAAACTATCTGTAGAGATTGTTAAGATGCACAAGGATTTGGAACAGAAAGACAAAATTTTGTCAGCAATGCTGAGGA TCAAGTTAGACATATCAGAGAAGCAGATGCTTGTAAAGGAAATCAAGTTGTCAAAGGCAAAGCGGAAGCAAGCTGAACTTGAAACAGAACGATGGAAAGTAGTATCCGAGTCTAAACATGAGAGGCAATCATTGAGAAGTATGTTGGAGAAAGCAAATTCAAGGTTTGAGCTTGCTTTAAATGAAAGAGGCATGAATACTAGTGCAACAGGCACATCTCATCTTGGGTATGTAAATCCTGAGTTTAGAAATGATTCTGTTGAGTACTCAAGCGAGGAAAATGTCGATATAG CTGACATGAAGCAGTTGGAAGGTTGGGTTCGCTCAGAAGCAGAGAGGTATGCAGCAGTAATTGAGCAGAGGCATCACCTAGAAATAGATGCTTTTATAGAACAGTTGAGACTTAAAGGTGAGAAATTAGAAACTTACCGATGGCGCTTGCTGAGCATGGACATAGAGTCAAATAGGTTAGACTCCCATCTTGAGGGGCTGAACAAGGAAATCTCACAGCTCAGACATAATAACATGAAATTGGAAGCCTTGTTATCAGAGCGAGAAGAAGAATCAACTTCCCTGAAAGAGCAGTTTGCATCACAGTTGAGGTTTCTACAGTCCCAGATGAATAACTTTAAGAGCAAAGCTgaggagaaaaatcagaaaagagAGACAAGTTTGGGTGAACTATCTCAAGAGGAAGACACTAAGAAAGAAG ATGGTGCTGATAAGTTTCGCTCAAGTACAAATAATTCATTGTAGAGGATGGATCTTCAAGCTCTTGGAGTGTCTTACAAGATCAAGAGGCTGAAGCAACAACTTCTTATGCTCGAAAGATTTACAGGAAAGCATGACAACAGCAAAGACCGCATGGAAGGAAATGATGATGGACAAAGTGGGATGAAAGGTTATCTTTTGTTAATGTCTTTGTTGAACAAACAAGTTGGAAGGTACCAATCCCTCCAAGGGAAAGTTGATGACCTCTGCCAACGGATG CATGAAAATGATCTAGATGGAAATGGGAGACGTGGAGATTCTGATGTTGCAAGAACAAAGGACAAGTCTAAAACACTAGAGAATTTTCTTGATGAAACATTTCAGTTACAGAGATATATGGTCGCAACAGGCCAGAGGCTAATGGAAATTCTAGCCAAGATTtcttttggaattgttggtATTTCTGTAGAGCTAGAAAAGTGCGC